The Paenibacillus dendritiformis region ATTTTTACTGTGTTTTTTGTCAATTTGCGCCATTTGTTAATGAGCGCGGCGATGTCGCCTTATTTCCGCCATCTGCCGGCATGGAAAAATATGCTGATCGGCTCTCAGCTGACCGATGAGACATTCGGCGTCGCCGTTACGAAGCTGACGGGGCGGACGCAGGGGAGCTTCCGGTGGATGCTCGGACTGAATGTGACCGCTTATCTGAATTGGCTCGTCGCCAATCTGGCCGGCGGGGTATTCGGGCACTGGATCGACTCGCCGGAGAAGTACGGCTTGGATTTTGCCTTGCCGGCGATGTTCATCGGCCTGTTCATGCTGCAATGGCTGGAACGGTCCAAGTTCCGGGTGGATCTGGCGGTCGCAGGCTGCGCCGTAGCGACAGCCATTGCCGGCACGATGTTCCTGTCCAAG contains the following coding sequences:
- a CDS encoding AzlC family ABC transporter permease is translated as MNQQYVNAPAARNEPFLLGVKDCLPTVLGYLSIGFAAGVVEKTAGMSLAEIALLSIFLYAGSAQFIVAGMLASGSPAFAIIFTVFFVNLRHLLMSAAMSPYFRHLPAWKNMLIGSQLTDETFGVAVTKLTGRTQGSFRWMLGLNVTAYLNWLVANLAGGVFGHWIDSPEKYGLDFALPAMFIGLFMLQWLERSKFRVDLAVAGCAVATAIAGTMFLSKSAGVLIAIIIAASVGVWMEKWK